From one Rhizobium sp. CIAT894 genomic stretch:
- a CDS encoding IS110 family transposase → MNRVICGVDVSKDWLDAHIRPSGTFKRFGNDAAGIGALAGLCRAENVELVVMEASGGYERQAFLLLWEFGIACALANPRHVRRFAEAMGFLEKTDRIDAAMIAHYAETKRLSALSPPKAAQLRLSALMTRLSQVTRDLIVQKQRRSAAGDGAIVESLDEVIALLMRQGSRLEGEIASMIDDDPLWACLNRAFRSVKGVADRTVARLMGELPEIGRISNKAIVKLAGLAPIANDSGKRSGPRPVRGGRSGPRGILFLVAAVAARHDPHLAAFRQRLQSAGKPKMVVRIALARKLLVILNAKARDARREFEHAT, encoded by the coding sequence GTGAACAGAGTTATATGTGGAGTGGATGTTTCGAAAGACTGGCTGGATGCGCATATCCGCCCATCCGGGACGTTTAAGCGTTTCGGCAACGATGCGGCCGGCATCGGCGCGCTTGCTGGGCTCTGCCGGGCCGAGAATGTCGAACTCGTCGTCATGGAGGCGTCGGGCGGTTACGAGCGGCAGGCCTTCCTGCTGTTGTGGGAGTTTGGGATCGCCTGCGCGCTTGCCAATCCGCGCCATGTGCGCCGCTTTGCCGAGGCCATGGGCTTTCTGGAAAAGACCGACCGCATCGACGCGGCGATGATCGCCCATTACGCCGAGACCAAGCGGCTGTCTGCCCTGTCGCCGCCGAAAGCCGCGCAGTTGCGCCTGTCGGCGCTGATGACGCGGCTGTCCCAAGTCACGCGAGACCTGATCGTTCAAAAGCAGCGCCGCAGTGCGGCCGGCGATGGGGCGATCGTGGAAAGCCTCGACGAGGTGATTGCGCTTTTGATGCGCCAGGGCAGCAGGCTGGAAGGCGAGATTGCCTCAATGATCGATGACGATCCGCTCTGGGCCTGCCTCAATCGGGCCTTTCGCTCGGTCAAGGGTGTGGCCGACCGCACCGTTGCCCGGCTGATGGGCGAATTGCCCGAAATCGGCCGGATCTCCAACAAGGCGATCGTCAAGCTGGCCGGCCTGGCGCCGATTGCCAACGACAGCGGCAAACGCAGCGGTCCCCGGCCGGTGCGCGGCGGACGCTCCGGACCGCGCGGCATCCTGTTCCTGGTCGCCGCCGTCGCGGCCAGACACGATCCGCATCTGGCTGCCTTCAGGCAAAGGTTGCAGAGCGCAGGCAAGCCGAAGATGGTCGTCCGTATTGCTCTCGCCCGAAAACTCCTGGTCATTCTCAATGCAAAAGCACGAGATGCGCGAAGAGAATTCGAACATGCAACTTGA